One Pyrus communis chromosome 13, drPyrComm1.1, whole genome shotgun sequence genomic window carries:
- the LOC137712394 gene encoding probable receptor-like protein kinase At5g61350: protein MSGEAEPSSSAFGTDVPADVEDYISAKEGEPSLPWDIFGHIFDLVKNGNQAFRENRFEEAINCYSRANNIRPCDPIILANRSAAYIRISKFLKRIPASASEYRARTGLDPTTHAELALKDVEKLVNLRSNSEKAYILKAETLILLEKYEMAREVILSGLQVNPFSNYLQESFQNLERIQANFTGRRSHRKPERSDDFDCTLCLKLLYEPVTTPCGHSFCRSCLFQSMDRGNKCPLCRTVLFISPRTCAISVTLNDIIQKNFPEEFSERKLENDQMTNFGVDLMPLFVMDVVLPFQKISLHIFEPRYRLMVRRIMEGNRRMGMVIIDSSTGSIADFACEVEITECEPLPDGRFYLEIESRRRFRIIRSWDQDGYRVAEIEWVQDILPEGSEAREELQELARNAAEYARSWIARGKRAARQDRRRLEKLLGVEAMMPSLQDPERFSFWLASLSNRRPHERLDLLRLRDTKEYDQHLHCHHRHHCPIVAASSLSKPCQKTSTMGRMINGATSPMPRPFFSLSLPFLLLFMSAFNLANFVSAKGHESSPSSPPPPSATFSPSDSFLIDCGSSQHTKLDDGRTFKSDRDTSSLLSTTEDVQTSVDSITANASSSIPPSSQPLYRTARIFSEKSTYSFYINKPGQHWIRLYFYPLPHNTYNLKSAVFSVNTDKYVLLHDFSVTGNTTLVFKEYILNVTENRFSLHFNPKKKSCAFVNAIEVVSAPDTMFNNSATSVSPVGDFNSLSNYAFQVRYRINIGGQLISPGNDTLSRTWEPDSAYNAFPQGAKNVSVATKAIKYPQSGASPLIAPNWVYSTAQHMRDSATSQQNFNLTWKLNVEEEFSYLIRLHFADIVSKTLNDLYFNVYINGIMAASNLDLSSLTGALSTAYYKDFVLNATAVSSENSTIRIQVGPGTTGSGSLDALLNGLEILKMTNVADSLDGLFGVDGSYKGPGRVSTVKKIVAGVGLAMGVTAMLLVVVVVVRWRKRPQGWEKRNSFSSWLLPLHSSQSSFFSSKNSSRKSSVFGSRKSKSGYSGYFSSYGRSFTFAQLQNATQNFDDKVVIGVGGFGKVYLGELEEGTKLAIKRGNPNSEQGINEFRTEMDMLSKLRHRHLVSLIGFCDENNEMILVYEYMANGPLRDHLYGSNQPPLSWKQRLEVCIGAARGLHYLHTGAAQGIIHRDVKTTNILLDENFVAKVSDFGLSKAAPTLEQTHVSTAVKGSFGYLDPEYFRRQQLTEKSDVYSFGVVLFEALCARPVINPALPREQVSLAEWAMQWHRKGMIEKIIDPHIASSVDSGSLKKFVEAAEKCLAEYGVDRPNMGDVLWNLEYALQLQEAASQIDLPEDKTSSLISLDKASENGSKEGSAVGVSDDSGVTIGSPAFAKKGNIQGR, encoded by the exons ATGTCCGGCGAGGCTGAGCCATCTTCGTCCGCGTTCGGCACCGACGTGCCTGCCGACGTCGAGGACTACATTTCG GCTAAAGAAGGAGAGCCATCATTGCCCTGGGACATATTTGGTCACATTTTTGATCTTGTGAAGAATGGAAATCAAGCATTTCGAGAGAATCGCTTTGAGGAG GCAATTAATTGTTACTCCAGAGCCAATAACATTAGACCGTGTGATCCAATTATTCTTGCCAACCGAAGTGCTGCTTATATCAg GATCAGTAAATTCCTTAAACGCATACCAGCATCGGCTTCTGAATATAGAGCACGGACTGGATTGGATCCCACAACACATGCTGAA CTTGCGTTAAAGGATGTGGAGAAGTTAGTCAACCTTCGAAGTAATTCAGAAAAGGCATACATATTAAAGGCCGAAACTCTCATTTTG TTGGAGAAATATGAAATGGCCCGTGAAGTTATTCTTTCGGGTCTTCAGGTTAATCCTTTTAG CAATTATCTCCAGGAATCTTTCCAGAATTTAGAGAGAATACAAGCTAATTTCACAGGGAGGAGAAGCCATAGAAAACCAGAACGCAGTGATGACTTTGATTGCACACTATGCTTAAAATTACTATATGAACCTGTCACAACTCCTTGTGGGCATTCCTTTTGTCGTTCATGCCTATTTCAGTCAATGGATCGAG GTAACAAATGTCCTTTGTGCCGAACAGTTCTTTTCATTAGTCCTAGAACATGTGCAATCAG TGTTACACTCAATGACATTATACAAAAGAACTTCCCAGAAGAATTTTCCGAAAGGAAGTTAGAGAATGACCAAATGACAAACTTTGGTGTTGATTTGATGCCACTCTTTGTAATGGATGTTGTCCTCCCATTCCAGAAGATTTCACTGCATATTTTTGAACCGCGGTATAGACTTATG GTAAGGAGGATAATGGAAGGCAATCGTCGGATGGGAATG GTTATCATTGATTCTTCAACAGGTTCAATAGCTGATTTTGCTTGCGAAGTGGAAATTACCGA GTGTGAGCCACTTCCAGATGGGCGTTTTTATTTAGAG ATTGAAAGTCGGCGAAGGTTTCGCATAATTCGATCTTGGGACCAAGATGG GTACCGTGTTGCAGAGATTGAATGGGTACAAGACATTCTACCAGAAGGGTCTGAAGCGAGAGAAGAA TTGCAGGAATTGGCAAGAAATGCAGCAGAATATGCTCGATCATGGATAGCGCGGGGTAAAAGAGCAGCACGTCAAG ATCGAAGACGACTGGAGAAACTTCTCGGTGTGGAAGCGATGATGCCTTCACTACAAGATCCTGAACGCTTCAGCTTTTGG CTTGCCTCCTTATCAAACCGGCGTCCTCATGAAAGGTTGGATCTTCTACGCTTGCGAGATACAAAAGAG TATGATCAACACCTCCATtgccaccaccgccaccattgCCCCATCGTTGCTGCGTCCTCCTTAAGTAAACCCTGCCAGAAAACATCGACGATGGGTAGAATGATCAATGGGGCAACATCACCAATGCCTCGGCCTTTCTTCTCCCTATCCCTTCCTTTCCTTCTCCTATTCATGTCAGCCTTCAACCTCGCCAACTTTGTTTCGGCCAAAGGTCACgaatcttctccttcttctcctcctcctcctagtGCCACATTCTCTCCCTCCGATAGCTTTCTCATCGATTGTGGCTCGTCCCAACATACCAAGCTTGACGATGGCAGGACATTCAAATCAGACCGCGACACGTCTAGTCTTTTGTCCACAACCGAAGATGTCCAAACTTCAGTTGATTCAATCACTGCCAATGCCTCTTCCTCTATACCACCTTCCTCTCAACCTTTGTATCGCACTGCGCGAATCTTCTCTGAAAAATCCACCTACTCTTTCTATATAAACAAACCGGGGCAGCATTGGATCAGGCTTTACTTCTATCCACTTCCACACAACACGTATAATCTGAAGAGCGCGGTTTTTTCAGTGAACACGGATAAGTATGTTCTCTTGCATGACTTCTCCGTGACAGGCAATACGACGTTGGTGTTTAAAGAGTACATCCTCAATGTCACGGAAAACAGATTTTCACTACATTTCAATCCCAAGAAGAAATCGTGTGCGTTTGTTAATGCTATTGAGGTTGTCTCTGCCCCTGACACTATGTTCAACAATTCAGCTACATCCGTTTCTCCGGTTGGAGACTTCAACAGCTTGTCTAATTACGCTTTTCAAGTTCGTTACCGCATAAACATTGGAGGGCAGTTGATATCTCCAGGAAACGACACATTGTCAAGGACTTGGGAGCCTGATAGTGCATACAATGCATTTCCACAAGGAGCTAAAAACGTGTCTGTGGCTACGAAAGCCATCAAGTATCCACAGAGTGGCGCTTCTCCATTGATTGCCCCGAATTGGGTTTACTCAACCGCTCAACACATGCGAGACTCTGCTACGAGCCAGCAGAATTTCAACCTCACTTGGAAGTTGAATGTCGAAGAAGAATTTTCGTATTTGATTAGGTTGCATTTTGCTGACATTGTGAGTAAAACCCTTAACGATTTGTACTTCAATGTCTACATCAACGGGATAATGGCCGCGTCCAACCTTGACCTTTCCTCACTCACCGGCGCGCTCTCCACTGCGTATTACAAAGATTTCGTGCTCAATGCCACCGCGGTCTCAAGCGAAAATAGTACCATCAGAATTCAGGTTGGTCCCGGAACTACTGGGTCAGGCTCTCTGGATGCACTTCTTAATGGATTGGAGATACTAAAGATGACCAACGTTGCGGATAGCCTGGATGGTCTTTTCGGGGTTGATGGATCATACAAGGGGCCGGGAAGAGTAAGCACCGTGAAGAAGATAGTTGCCGGCGTTGGTTTGGCAATGGGAGTGACAGCAATGTTGTTAGTTGTTGTAGTTGTTGTCCGGTGGCGGAAAAGACCTCAAGGCTGGGAAAAGCGAAACAGCTTTTCGTCGTGGTTGCTTCCTCTCCATTCGAGCCAATCTAGCTTCTTCTCCAGCAAGAACAGCTCTCGCAAATCAAGCGTCTTTGGGTCGCGCAAGAGCAAAAGCGGTTACTCAGGCTACTTCTCATCCTATGGAAGGTCCTTCACCTTCGCTCAGTTACAAAATGCAACACAAAACTTTGATGACAAGGTAGTGATCGGCGTTGGTGGGTTTGGAAAAGTGTACCTTGGGGAGTTGGAAGAAGGCACAAAGCTCGCGATCAAACGAGGGAATCCAAATTCGGAGCAAGGCATTAACGAATTCAGAACGGAAATGGACATGCTCTCCAAGCTGCGCCATCGCCACCTTGTTTCGCTGATCGGATTTTGTGATGAGAATAATGAAATGATCCTTGTGTATGAGTACATGGCGAATGGACCGCTTCGCGACCACCTCTATGGCTCGAACCAGCCTCCACTGTCATGGAAACAAAGGCTTGAGGTTTGCATTGGCGCTGCTCGCGGTTTACATTACCTGCACACTGGTGCCGCACAAGGTATCATACATCGCGATGTAAAGACAACAAACATTCTCCTCGATGAGAATTTCGTAGCAAAAGTTTCGGATTTTGGCTTGTCAAAAGCTGCGCCTACGCTGGAACAAACCCATGTCAGCACAGCCGTCAAGGGTAGTTTTGGTTATCTTGATCCGGAGTACTTCAGAAGGCAACAGCTTACTGAGAAATCCGATGTCTATTCTTTTGGTGTGGTGCTTTTCGAGGCGCTATGCGCAAGGCCTGTCATAAACCCGGCGCTGCCAAGAGAGCAGGTGAGCTTGGCTGAGTGGGCAATGCAGTGGCACAGGAAAGGCATGATCGAGAAGATAATTGACCCTCATATCGCTAGCTCAGTCGACTCTGGTTCGCTGAAGAAGTTTGTAGAAGCTGCAGAGAAATGCCTCGCTGAATACGGCGTAGATAGGCCTAACATGGGAGATGTGTTGTGGAACTTGGAGTATGCTTTGCAGCTTCAAGA